TAAGTTAACTTTGAGAGTTCTTCCTCTTCCGGCTCAGTTAGCCGAATTTTTAAGCGAGCTGGCATAAAGCGATCGCACCTGGATAACTACTTTTTCTATTTTACACTTAATTAAGACCACCTACTTAGAAAAATGGTTAGGGAACTTTTCTAACAGTTCTTCAACTGCGGGTTTAACTTGAGAAGCTTCTGTCACCCATTTACAAAAAGGAATCTGATGCGTCCAAGCTTTATAAAAAGCCTCATTCTTAAAATAAGAACCGGGCGCAAATACATGGGGTATCCCTAAAATCATACAGGTGATATGACCATGAGTGCGATTTGTAATAATTAAGCGATGAGGTTTAAGCTGATAAATTCCTGCGTGCATGTACATCCAGGATTTATGATGAATGGAGGGATTATAGACCGAGTTCAGCTTTTCTAAATTAGGATTAGACTTTTGCCATTCTTGTCGAGCAAGCCATTCAGAAGGGCGCGTTAAGCCTCGCTGCCATCCTTCGCGGTATAGGCGAATAATTCCAGGAATTTTCCAGTACCATGCTTTTAAATCCTGAATATTTTCTCGATTAACCCATTTGTAAGAAATCCAGTCTGATTGCACGATATTCGGCAAATTCATCGCTGAAATAGGAAACGGCTCGTGATCGCTTCTACAGTGATACAAAAAGTTTTTTTTATAAGGAAGCTGAAAATTTAGATCGGGCATTCCAACTAAATGAAACGCCATATCAGGAGCTTTTAGAATTCGACATTTATGAAAATTCTCTTGAGCAATTGCATAACTCGTATCATCGCGTACAAACAAGGTGAGGTCGGGATGAGAGTTAAAAGCTTTAGCTGCTTTCT
The sequence above is drawn from the Desertifilum tharense IPPAS B-1220 genome and encodes:
- a CDS encoding polysaccharide pyruvyl transferase family protein; protein product: MTDLTTPLSVRAYLHKELEALGSFEDCALLDHPDYANIGDHLIWLGTLFYLIDVLQTKIKYAASVTRFSAQAMEKNISPDAPILLQGGGNMGDLWPIFQDFREKIATQYPNRRIIILPQTIYFKNPENLKKAAKAFNSHPDLTLFVRDDTSYAIAQENFHKCRILKAPDMAFHLVGMPDLNFQLPYKKNFLYHCRSDHEPFPISAMNLPNIVQSDWISYKWVNRENIQDLKAWYWKIPGIIRLYREGWQRGLTRPSEWLARQEWQKSNPNLEKLNSVYNPSIHHKSWMYMHAGIYQLKPHRLIITNRTHGHITCMILGIPHVFAPGSYFKNEAFYKAWTHQIPFCKWVTEASQVKPAVEELLEKFPNHFSK